In Ferroplasma sp., a single window of DNA contains:
- a CDS encoding aminotransferase class I/II-fold pyridoxal phosphate-dependent enzyme, producing MSVKGFNSRAVHAGELYIPEIGNVTTPIFEDSTYRYPNNSKNIIADNTSRSSFLYSRWGNPTVQSFEGKYKSLEKTEYAVAFSTGMGAITATVLSVMKSGDRMLAINVLYGQTYYFFARTLKSYGINVDMVSVEDMNSLNIEKKDYKMIYIESIPNPLMDVLDIKKIGAYCRKNSITLVVDATFASPFNQTPVDFGADIIIHSGTKYIGGHSDVLIGVVGCNDEKYYSGIVDMRKTLGASPDAFQAYLAYRGLKTLGLRMEKHNSNGLKIAEFLEGSDKIEEVYYPGLISGNYYEIAKDNLRGFGGMISFKLKGGIEESHKFIQNLEIPMPAVSLGGVESLITIPAETTHSEMTEEERKKSGITDNLIRLSVGIEDYEDLVNDLAQALNKI from the coding sequence ATGAGTGTTAAAGGTTTTAACTCCAGAGCAGTACATGCAGGAGAACTGTATATACCAGAAATAGGAAATGTAACAACGCCAATTTTTGAGGATTCCACATACAGATACCCCAATAACTCAAAAAATATAATTGCTGATAATACAAGCAGATCATCATTTCTTTATTCAAGATGGGGAAATCCAACTGTCCAATCCTTTGAGGGGAAATACAAATCACTGGAAAAAACTGAGTATGCAGTTGCCTTCTCCACCGGCATGGGTGCAATTACTGCAACAGTGCTATCAGTAATGAAGAGCGGGGATAGGATGCTGGCAATAAATGTACTTTATGGGCAGACATATTACTTCTTTGCCAGAACCCTCAAATCATATGGCATAAATGTGGATATGGTTTCAGTGGAAGACATGAATAGCCTTAATATAGAAAAGAAAGATTATAAAATGATATATATAGAATCTATCCCGAACCCCCTGATGGATGTTCTGGATATAAAGAAAATAGGTGCTTATTGCAGAAAAAACAGTATAACACTTGTTGTCGATGCAACCTTTGCCTCTCCCTTTAACCAGACGCCAGTGGATTTCGGTGCGGATATTATAATACACAGTGGAACAAAATATATTGGCGGTCATTCAGATGTACTCATAGGTGTGGTGGGATGCAATGATGAAAAATATTACAGCGGGATAGTTGATATGAGAAAGACTTTAGGAGCCTCTCCTGATGCTTTCCAGGCTTATCTGGCATATCGTGGACTTAAAACGCTGGGGCTCAGGATGGAGAAACATAACTCAAACGGCCTGAAAATTGCCGAATTCTTGGAAGGTTCTGATAAGATAGAGGAGGTGTACTATCCTGGATTGATATCCGGGAATTACTATGAAATCGCGAAAGACAACCTAAGAGGATTTGGCGGTATGATTTCTTTCAAGCTTAAAGGGGGAATTGAAGAATCACACAAATTTATTCAAAACCTTGAAATACCCATGCCAGCAGTGAGTCTTGGAGGTGTAGAAAGCCTTATTACCATTCCTGCTGAAACAACACACAGCGAAATGACCGAGGAGGAAAGAAAAAAATCCGGCATTACAGACAATCTAATAAGACTCTCAGTGGGAATCGAAGATTATGAAGACCTGGTAAATGACCTTGCACAGGCACTGAATAAAATTTAA
- a CDS encoding amino acid permease, whose protein sequence is MASYELKRILGLRSAVIINLGAIIGAGIFVIIGIAAGKAGPAIILSIFISAIIAIFTGLSFSEIAQHISKEGGVYEYAKESFAPSAGFIGGTMWTFSNMIAISAVSLSMGSYINSLFHLHLNLIFYGIPVIIFFAVLNLLGIKNSARTLSILVVVNVIILIIFIISGLFYFKVQNFTNFAPGGFTGIMEGSALIFFAFTGFSRITTVGDEVKNPEKNIPKAIILSIVISSALYSAVAVVAIGLIPASNLASASAPLSAAINVLHNPYLIVIIAVGGITATAGVVLTGILGTSRVLFAMGRDREIPQSFGKIDKFGTPFYSILLSMAISLLFVYFVGFSTIIEASNVSVLIAYSIIDFSAIVLWKKVKRDNPVHLREQKYFFIIPLLGIVTIFITIAYLGSHAIEISLSVLLIVSVIYGLKYILESRNVIKSAKKIIPRISEVRVFGRTRYRIKK, encoded by the coding sequence ATGGCATCCTACGAATTGAAAAGAATTCTTGGCCTGAGATCTGCTGTTATAATAAACCTTGGGGCCATAATCGGCGCTGGAATATTCGTTATAATAGGAATAGCCGCAGGAAAGGCTGGACCTGCCATAATACTTTCTATTTTCATATCTGCTATTATAGCCATATTTACGGGATTAAGCTTTTCAGAAATTGCGCAGCATATTTCCAAGGAAGGGGGAGTATATGAATATGCAAAAGAATCTTTTGCTCCCTCTGCAGGCTTTATTGGTGGAACCATGTGGACCTTTTCTAATATGATTGCCATCTCTGCAGTATCATTGAGCATGGGCAGTTACATAAACTCATTATTTCACCTTCATCTTAATTTAATTTTTTATGGAATTCCGGTAATAATCTTCTTTGCCGTTCTAAATCTACTTGGAATAAAGAATTCCGCCAGAACACTGTCAATTCTAGTAGTAGTAAATGTAATAATTTTAATAATATTTATTATTTCTGGATTATTCTATTTTAAAGTTCAGAATTTCACTAATTTCGCTCCAGGAGGTTTTACCGGCATCATGGAGGGTTCTGCCCTTATATTCTTCGCCTTTACCGGATTTTCCAGAATCACAACCGTGGGGGATGAGGTTAAGAATCCTGAAAAAAATATACCGAAAGCTATTATTCTTTCTATAGTTATTTCCTCAGCACTCTATTCAGCTGTAGCGGTGGTTGCCATAGGATTGATACCTGCATCAAATCTGGCATCAGCATCGGCACCATTATCAGCTGCTATCAATGTTCTGCATAATCCATATCTGATTGTAATCATAGCTGTAGGAGGAATAACCGCTACTGCCGGCGTTGTTTTAACAGGGATACTTGGAACCAGCAGGGTTCTTTTTGCCATGGGCAGGGATAGGGAAATACCGCAAAGCTTTGGCAAAATAGATAAATTCGGAACCCCATTCTACTCTATCCTTCTTTCAATGGCAATAAGCCTGTTATTTGTATATTTTGTGGGATTTTCAACAATCATTGAGGCATCCAATGTTTCTGTATTAATAGCATATTCAATAATAGACTTTTCAGCTATAGTTCTCTGGAAGAAGGTTAAAAGGGACAATCCAGTACATCTTAGAGAACAAAAATATTTCTTCATAATACCTTTGCTTGGAATTGTAACAATTTTTATTACCATTGCATACCTGGGTTCCCACGCTATAGAAATCAGCCTTTCTGTATTATTGATTGTTTCTGTTATTTACGGATTAAAATATATACTTGAATCAAGAAATGTTATTAAATCGGCAAAAAAGATAATTCCACGCATAAGTGAGGTCAGGGTATTCGGCAGGACCCGCTACAGAATTAAAAAATAA
- a CDS encoding NADP-dependent isocitrate dehydrogenase: MGKITFENGKWKVPDSPTILYTDGDGIGPEIMDATRKVVDAAVKKAYKNKKIEWKEILVGDKALKEKNDRFPQESQDAINEYRVLLKAPLGTPIGTGFKSINVRIRLMLDLYSNIRPVNYMKGLESPLKHPENVNLTIFRENTDDLYMGIEWKYDSPEAAEIRKFLMDKFQIHISDDSGIGIKPMSRAKTQRITRAAAKFAIENNKKKITIMHKGNVMKYTEGAFREWAYETLENEFGDYVSKDDSSKILVNDMIADNMFQQIITRPENYEVIIAPNIDGDYISDAAGALIGNIGTLGGANVGDNGGMFEAVHGTAPKYTGMDVADPLGLIRGAQLMLKYMNWHEAHDVIERAIGTAIETKKVTQDLAKFFNVKPMGTKEFGESLVTIIENI; this comes from the coding sequence ATGGGGAAAATAACATTCGAAAATGGAAAGTGGAAAGTACCTGATAGCCCTACAATTCTTTATACCGATGGAGATGGTATAGGTCCTGAGATAATGGATGCAACAAGGAAAGTTGTTGATGCAGCCGTTAAAAAGGCATATAAAAATAAAAAAATAGAATGGAAGGAAATCCTTGTGGGAGATAAAGCCCTTAAAGAAAAAAATGATAGGTTTCCCCAGGAATCACAGGATGCCATAAACGAATACCGTGTACTGTTAAAAGCCCCACTGGGAACACCCATAGGCACCGGTTTTAAATCAATAAACGTTAGAATCAGGCTCATGCTAGACCTCTATTCAAATATAAGGCCTGTAAATTATATGAAAGGACTGGAAAGCCCGCTCAAGCACCCAGAAAATGTAAATCTAACCATATTCAGGGAAAATACAGATGACCTTTACATGGGCATAGAATGGAAATATGACAGCCCTGAAGCTGCCGAGATAAGAAAATTCCTCATGGATAAATTCCAGATCCATATAAGTGACGACTCTGGAATAGGCATCAAGCCCATGAGCAGGGCGAAAACACAGAGAATTACCAGGGCAGCTGCCAAATTTGCCATAGAGAACAATAAAAAGAAAATAACCATAATGCACAAGGGGAATGTAATGAAATACACGGAGGGCGCATTCAGGGAATGGGCGTATGAAACCCTGGAAAACGAATTCGGGGACTATGTTTCAAAGGACGATTCCAGCAAAATACTGGTAAATGACATGATAGCCGATAACATGTTCCAGCAGATTATAACCAGGCCTGAAAACTATGAGGTTATAATCGCTCCCAATATTGACGGAGACTACATATCCGATGCAGCAGGAGCCCTGATAGGAAATATAGGCACACTTGGCGGTGCAAACGTAGGCGATAACGGTGGAATGTTCGAGGCAGTCCACGGAACGGCACCGAAATATACAGGAATGGATGTCGCTGATCCTCTTGGTCTCATAAGGGGAGCACAGCTCATGCTCAAGTACATGAACTGGCATGAAGCTCACGATGTTATAGAAAGGGCAATAGGGACAGCCATAGAAACAAAAAAAGTTACACAGGACCTTGCAAAATTCTTCAATGTAAAACCAATGGGAACAAAGGAATTTGGAGAAAGCCTGGTAACCATAATAGAAAATATATGA
- a CDS encoding APC family permease, translated as MEDLDNKVLGKRTKTGMRRGMSTHEAIMFGIGGAVGSGILFAAAGGTSYAGPAVIISWILAAVFIVLVTLPFAEYSAMFPRSGISARVAYYSYGSYGGFMSGWGLLIWAATIPAIEAVAVSTYASLYFPFLYNATTGVLTGYGIFLAILLLLGFFALNMVGISRFGKFNKFLTWVKIGVVVAFIVILPMFIWHWGNFTSGLTGASSAGGFSGFLPSVGGLFIAIPASGILFSFGGYRQVADMAGEVKNPGKTMPKIIGTVLLVQSLLYIGMAVVIVGTVSWAGFGIQTGDWSFVGALGSPLSSIIHANIVPGMTVGEADLLGGMVIVFFLFAIFSPGGTLGVYLTGASRIIFGYSEEDALPGAFRKTTKHGAPYFALILALVLAIIFLLPLPSWYALVDFVVVAAVANFAVASISLPVLRRLYPNVERPFKIPYPMLWSFVAFEVATYLIYWSTFPTTLYALGAVLAGSVIFIYQASRKHFMGLNLKNSAWIPVYIAGMILLSYLGGSPTGGINLIAYPFDYVVLGIYAAIFFFIGLNSAPKEPLMSAEALLDPAKEVDAEAEY; from the coding sequence ATGGAAGATTTAGATAATAAAGTTTTGGGAAAGAGGACCAAAACTGGAATGAGACGAGGAATGAGCACCCACGAGGCAATAATGTTTGGAATAGGTGGGGCAGTGGGATCAGGTATTCTGTTTGCAGCTGCCGGTGGGACATCATACGCCGGGCCAGCAGTTATAATATCATGGATCCTTGCAGCTGTATTTATAGTTCTTGTTACACTCCCATTCGCAGAATACTCTGCAATGTTTCCAAGATCTGGAATCAGTGCCAGGGTTGCATATTATTCCTATGGTTCATACGGCGGATTTATGTCCGGATGGGGATTGCTAATATGGGCTGCAACCATACCTGCTATCGAGGCGGTGGCAGTATCAACCTATGCATCACTGTATTTCCCTTTTCTGTACAATGCGACTACCGGAGTTTTAACGGGCTATGGCATATTTTTGGCTATATTACTACTGCTGGGATTCTTCGCACTAAATATGGTTGGAATTTCAAGATTCGGGAAATTTAATAAGTTCCTGACCTGGGTAAAAATAGGGGTGGTTGTTGCGTTTATAGTAATACTCCCAATGTTTATATGGCACTGGGGTAATTTTACCTCAGGCCTTACAGGTGCAAGCAGTGCGGGAGGATTTTCAGGATTCCTTCCATCAGTGGGAGGATTATTCATAGCAATACCAGCTTCAGGTATACTATTCTCCTTCGGTGGATACAGACAGGTTGCTGATATGGCAGGAGAGGTTAAAAATCCAGGAAAGACCATGCCAAAAATTATCGGCACGGTTCTGCTGGTTCAATCCCTGCTGTATATAGGAATGGCTGTGGTGATAGTCGGTACAGTCAGCTGGGCAGGATTCGGCATACAGACCGGAGACTGGAGCTTTGTCGGGGCTCTTGGCTCTCCATTATCGTCCATAATTCATGCAAATATAGTTCCCGGTATGACAGTGGGTGAAGCAGATCTACTTGGAGGTATGGTTATAGTGTTCTTCCTGTTTGCAATATTTTCGCCAGGTGGGACCCTTGGAGTATACCTGACCGGTGCCAGCAGAATTATATTCGGGTATTCAGAGGAGGATGCACTTCCTGGAGCCTTTAGAAAAACAACCAAGCATGGTGCTCCTTACTTCGCATTAATACTGGCACTGGTGCTGGCAATTATATTCCTGTTACCGCTGCCATCATGGTATGCCCTTGTTGATTTTGTCGTGGTTGCTGCAGTGGCAAACTTTGCCGTTGCCTCCATATCCCTGCCTGTATTGAGAAGGCTTTATCCTAACGTGGAAAGGCCATTCAAAATACCATACCCAATGTTATGGAGTTTTGTGGCTTTCGAGGTCGCAACATACCTTATATACTGGTCCACATTCCCAACAACACTTTATGCACTGGGCGCAGTACTTGCAGGTTCTGTGATTTTCATATACCAGGCCAGCAGGAAGCACTTCATGGGGCTCAACCTAAAGAATTCAGCATGGATACCTGTATACATAGCCGGCATGATACTTCTATCATACCTCGGAGGATCGCCTACAGGTGGAATAAATCTCATAGCATACCCATTCGACTACGTGGTTCTTGGTATATATGCTGCAATATTCTTCTTTATAGGACTTAACAGTGCACCCAAAGAGCCACTTATGTCTGCGGAGGCATTGCTGGATCCAGCAAAGGAAGTGGACGCAGAAGCAGAGTACTGA
- a CDS encoding cobalt-precorrin-5B (C(1))-methyltransferase produces the protein MYIENPDRTNLRYGYTTGACATAATKAALIMLLTGEIVNRVEINLPVKQTANFTIENQSIEKGYCIASVKKDGGDDPDVTTGLYIYSKVELTEEGGIIIAGGEGIGTVTKEGLPIKPGNPAINPVPLKMMRNAVGEIMESYAIHKGVKVTIYAPGGSEVAKKTCNPKLGIIGGISILGTRGIVIPFSDSSWKASIVLGIRVASRMGMNFLVFSTGGRSDAAVKKLFPYLHDEQFIEIGDFLGFSLKRAVDAGIKKIVVAGMPGKMSKLADNNMDLHSSNSSVNFDFLASVAIDSGLGNDMASKISGANTVLQVMQITGYDKNFLEAIKKRCVENIKRYTENKIDVSIEIIKNEY, from the coding sequence ATGTATATTGAAAATCCTGACAGGACAAATTTAAGGTACGGGTATACAACTGGGGCATGTGCCACTGCTGCCACAAAAGCCGCTCTTATTATGCTTCTTACAGGGGAAATTGTGAATAGGGTGGAAATTAATCTGCCTGTAAAACAAACCGCGAATTTTACAATAGAAAATCAGAGTATAGAAAAAGGATACTGCATAGCCTCTGTTAAAAAAGATGGAGGCGATGATCCTGATGTAACAACAGGGTTATACATATATTCAAAGGTGGAACTCACAGAAGAGGGCGGGATAATAATAGCAGGCGGTGAGGGAATAGGAACGGTCACAAAGGAGGGCCTGCCCATAAAGCCAGGAAATCCTGCAATAAATCCGGTTCCCCTAAAGATGATGCGGAATGCTGTTGGGGAAATCATGGAGTCTTATGCCATTCATAAGGGCGTGAAAGTTACAATTTATGCTCCTGGAGGGTCAGAGGTAGCAAAAAAAACATGCAACCCAAAGCTTGGGATTATAGGGGGGATATCCATACTTGGAACCAGGGGGATAGTAATACCATTTTCAGATTCCTCCTGGAAGGCTTCTATTGTGCTGGGGATACGGGTGGCATCCAGAATGGGCATGAATTTTCTGGTTTTTAGCACTGGAGGAAGGAGCGATGCTGCAGTTAAGAAGTTATTTCCATATCTGCATGATGAGCAGTTTATTGAAATAGGTGATTTCCTTGGGTTCTCCTTAAAAAGGGCAGTGGATGCTGGAATCAAAAAAATCGTTGTTGCAGGCATGCCTGGAAAAATGTCCAAACTGGCTGATAATAATATGGATCTGCATTCCTCAAACAGCAGCGTAAATTTCGATTTCCTGGCATCAGTTGCCATAGATAGTGGATTGGGAAACGATATGGCATCAAAAATCAGTGGTGCCAATACTGTTCTTCAGGTAATGCAGATTACTGGATATGATAAAAACTTCCTGGAAGCTATAAAAAAGAGATGTGTAGAGAATATTAAAAGGTATACAGAAAATAAAATAGATGTTTCTATAGAAATTATAAAAAATGAATATTAA
- a CDS encoding precorrin-8X methylmutase produces MDGTLSPSEIYSRSFSYIRSEMGLDRSLKSDIIVRTVHATADFDIGRSLVFSRYFESSLEYIRNGGMVITDINMVYAGIPRHARRKCFINDHDVIENAKNRGLSRSYLSIKKACREYPDALYIIGDAPTALLSLLETVHEGSCKPELIIGVPVGFVSALESKSKLLSFNGNFITNLSMKGGSAVAAAIFNAMEAYKNVY; encoded by the coding sequence ATGGATGGTACCCTCAGTCCTTCAGAGATTTATTCTAGAAGCTTCTCTTATATCAGGAGTGAAATGGGACTTGACAGATCATTGAAATCGGATATTATAGTAAGGACCGTACATGCTACGGCAGACTTCGATATTGGAAGATCCCTTGTTTTCTCAAGGTATTTTGAAAGTTCCCTTGAATATATCAGGAATGGAGGAATGGTAATAACAGATATCAACATGGTATATGCAGGAATCCCACGGCATGCAAGGAGGAAATGTTTTATTAATGACCATGATGTAATAGAAAATGCAAAAAATAGGGGGCTATCAAGATCTTACCTGTCAATTAAAAAGGCATGCAGGGAATACCCGGATGCTTTATATATAATTGGAGATGCCCCAACTGCCCTCTTATCGCTTCTGGAAACCGTACATGAAGGATCATGCAAACCTGAATTAATAATCGGTGTTCCTGTGGGATTCGTATCAGCACTGGAGTCCAAATCAAAACTGCTTTCATTTAATGGAAATTTTATAACAAATCTAAGCATGAAGGGTGGATCTGCAGTTGCTGCAGCAATATTCAATGCAATGGAAGCGTACAAAAATGTATATTGA
- the cobK gene encoding precorrin-6A reductase has product MIMLFDGTSDSKKLAMELSGSGFDILATATTSDGVLKLWEAGINSKMGKLDYNSIIAICRKDSIKALIDGSHPYADSLHETCIRVSQELDIPLIRYERRGIRIKNKRIFYAENYESAEERAMKGNNVLITTGINYIEKLKGLINNRNAYVRIIPDPENIALLIKLGVRKDHIIAMEGNFDENLNKALMQYYRIDTLITKDSGFNAEPKVNAALSLGIDVIIISRKNFNWKIVCENTAEIKKILNDMEIK; this is encoded by the coding sequence ATGATTATGCTTTTCGACGGAACCTCAGATTCGAAAAAACTTGCAATGGAGCTTTCGGGCTCTGGCTTTGATATACTTGCAACTGCCACCACATCCGACGGAGTTTTAAAATTGTGGGAGGCCGGTATAAATAGCAAAATGGGAAAGCTCGACTATAATTCCATTATAGCAATATGCAGAAAAGATTCCATTAAAGCGCTTATAGATGGGTCGCATCCATACGCTGATTCCCTTCATGAAACATGCATAAGGGTATCCCAGGAGCTCGACATTCCACTTATCAGGTACGAGCGCAGGGGCATTAGGATTAAGAATAAAAGGATATTCTATGCGGAAAACTATGAGTCTGCAGAAGAAAGAGCAATGAAAGGCAATAACGTCCTTATTACCACAGGAATTAATTACATAGAGAAATTAAAAGGCCTTATTAATAACAGGAATGCCTACGTGCGCATAATACCTGACCCTGAAAATATTGCCTTGCTTATAAAACTCGGGGTCAGAAAGGACCATATAATTGCAATGGAGGGGAACTTTGATGAAAACCTCAATAAGGCATTAATGCAATATTACAGAATAGATACCCTAATTACAAAGGATAGCGGATTCAATGCAGAACCGAAAGTTAATGCTGCCCTCTCCCTGGGGATAGATGTCATAATTATATCCAGAAAAAACTTCAACTGGAAGATAGTATGTGAAAATACCGCGGAAATAAAAAAGATTTTAAATGATATGGAAATAAAATAA
- a CDS encoding enoyl-CoA hydratase/isomerase family protein has product MEYTDINLVEENGTIVIYFNREKQLNTITVHMVGEIIHAMKSVSNSCRSIIIGGRNNFSAGADVAQFQNMDTRSAYEFHIKLNELALFFRSYPRPVISFLNGYVLGGGLELSLSTDIRVCSENAVLGQPEINLGINAGAGGNVILPSVIGRNRALYMILTGEKITAAQAYDFGLVDLLSDNSELEARRIATLINRMPEDTVSIAKRTVNNVTSKGLEMKLDYEAALFGILQSEKYTRERIDGFMQKKRK; this is encoded by the coding sequence ATGGAGTATACTGACATAAATCTGGTTGAGGAGAATGGCACAATTGTTATATATTTCAACAGGGAAAAGCAGCTTAATACAATAACAGTACATATGGTTGGCGAAATAATCCACGCAATGAAAAGTGTAAGTAATAGTTGCAGGTCAATCATAATCGGCGGAAGGAATAATTTTTCTGCAGGTGCGGACGTTGCCCAGTTTCAGAATATGGACACACGCAGTGCATATGAATTTCATATAAAACTCAATGAACTGGCGCTGTTTTTCAGGAGCTATCCGAGGCCTGTAATATCATTTCTGAATGGATATGTGCTTGGGGGTGGTCTGGAGCTATCACTTTCTACAGATATAAGAGTATGTTCTGAAAATGCTGTACTGGGCCAGCCGGAAATAAACCTTGGCATAAACGCCGGTGCGGGTGGCAATGTTATACTTCCCTCTGTTATAGGGCGCAACAGGGCCCTGTATATGATACTTACTGGGGAAAAGATAACTGCCGCCCAGGCATATGATTTTGGCCTTGTGGATCTACTTTCTGACAATTCCGAGTTAGAGGCCAGAAGGATAGCAACCCTGATAAATAGGATGCCGGAGGATACAGTATCCATTGCAAAGCGGACAGTAAATAATGTAACAAGTAAGGGCCTCGAAATGAAACTGGATTACGAAGCGGCACTCTTTGGCATACTTCAATCAGAAAAATATACAAGGGAGAGGATAGATGGGTTTATGCAGAAAAAAAGAAAGTAA
- the sdx gene encoding sulredoxin, protein MSWRKILGMKALENSGNHVSINLGNGEVVFITKQNGKLFGINGICSHLKCILGNVAGDGKHVVCPCHNASFELDTGKMVKPPFIAPDLPMEKYTLKTYNLREQAGFIEIEE, encoded by the coding sequence ATGTCGTGGAGAAAAATATTAGGTATGAAAGCACTGGAAAATTCTGGAAACCATGTATCTATAAATCTTGGAAATGGTGAAGTGGTGTTTATAACAAAGCAAAATGGAAAGTTGTTCGGAATAAATGGCATATGTTCCCATCTAAAATGCATACTGGGAAATGTAGCAGGTGATGGAAAGCATGTTGTTTGCCCATGCCATAATGCATCCTTTGAGCTGGATACAGGAAAAATGGTAAAGCCCCCTTTCATTGCCCCAGATTTACCTATGGAAAAATATACTCTTAAAACTTACAACCTCAGAGAGCAGGCAGGCTTTATAGAAATAGAGGAATAA
- a CDS encoding DUF302 domain-containing protein: MFIKDKSKYGFQDTVKIVKDFLKSRNFEIFAEIDHRKNAINAGMDMQNETVLIFGSPSSGTLLMEENPEIGIELPAKLLIYSTNNDVYLLYKNPEELIDTYKIRDQKDVLKKLKVLFDNIINTVS, from the coding sequence ATGTTTATCAAGGACAAAAGTAAATACGGGTTCCAGGACACTGTTAAAATTGTTAAGGATTTTCTGAAGAGTAGGAATTTCGAAATATTTGCAGAAATAGACCACAGAAAAAATGCCATAAACGCCGGAATGGACATGCAGAATGAAACCGTGCTTATCTTCGGTTCCCCCTCTTCAGGAACCCTTCTAATGGAAGAAAATCCCGAAATAGGCATTGAACTGCCTGCGAAATTGCTTATATATTCAACGAATAACGATGTTTACCTTCTTTACAAAAATCCTGAGGAGCTAATAGATACATATAAAATAAGAGATCAAAAGGATGTGCTGAAAAAACTCAAAGTACTTTTTGATAATATCATCAACACTGTTTCATAA
- a CDS encoding acetyl-CoA C-acetyltransferase, protein MEDVYIVSAKRTPIGKFGKSLSKVKATELGAAAIKAVIRDSGIDSNLIEEVIMGNVIQANVGQNPAGQAAFHAGLKPEVTKNTVNVVCASGMLATENAAREIMLGEHDIIISGGFENMSNSPLILPAEFRWGPKQLLYKNLKIEDSMLNDGLVDAMYGEHMGVSAEHSARKYGLTRERADEFSVESQNRAIRATESGEFAKEIVKLENLEKDEGMRKTSMEDLAKLNSAFDRNGILTAGNSSQLSDGASALLLSSEKGLKEYGLKPIAKITGFSSASLDTRDFVEAPIPATKKLLEKQHKKIDYYDLVEHNEAFSVASLIVRDQLGVENDRFNVNGGAIAIGHPLGNSGSRIIVTLINALQSRKMKTGLATICHGGGGGHTLTLELV, encoded by the coding sequence ATGGAAGATGTATATATCGTTTCAGCAAAACGTACACCCATAGGGAAATTCGGGAAATCACTTTCAAAAGTAAAAGCTACCGAGCTGGGTGCGGCTGCAATTAAGGCGGTTATTAGGGATTCCGGAATTGACAGTAACCTCATCGAGGAGGTGATAATGGGAAATGTCATCCAGGCTAATGTTGGTCAGAATCCGGCCGGACAGGCAGCATTCCATGCAGGGCTAAAACCAGAGGTAACAAAGAACACAGTCAATGTTGTGTGTGCCTCTGGCATGCTTGCAACAGAAAATGCAGCCAGAGAGATTATGCTTGGGGAACATGATATAATTATTTCAGGTGGATTTGAGAATATGAGCAATTCGCCATTAATACTGCCTGCTGAATTCAGGTGGGGGCCGAAGCAGTTGCTCTATAAAAATCTAAAAATTGAGGATTCGATGCTGAACGATGGACTGGTTGATGCTATGTATGGTGAGCATATGGGAGTGTCAGCAGAACATTCAGCCAGGAAATATGGGCTAACAAGGGAACGGGCTGATGAATTCTCTGTAGAAAGCCAGAACAGGGCCATCAGAGCAACAGAATCCGGAGAATTTGCAAAGGAAATTGTGAAACTGGAAAATCTGGAAAAGGATGAGGGTATGAGAAAAACATCCATGGAAGACCTGGCAAAACTTAATTCGGCATTTGACCGTAACGGGATACTGACCGCAGGCAATTCATCACAGTTATCGGATGGTGCATCCGCACTTCTGCTTTCATCTGAAAAAGGATTAAAGGAGTATGGTTTAAAACCTATTGCCAAAATTACCGGTTTCAGTTCTGCATCTCTTGATACCAGGGACTTTGTTGAGGCTCCAATACCAGCAACAAAAAAATTGCTTGAAAAACAGCATAAAAAAATAGACTATTATGACCTGGTAGAACATAATGAGGCATTTTCGGTTGCATCACTGATAGTCAGGGATCAGCTCGGCGTAGAAAATGATAGGTTTAATGTAAATGGTGGTGCAATAGCCATCGGCCATCCACTGGGCAACAGTGGTTCAAGGATAATAGTAACACTGATCAATGCACTCCAGAGCAGGAAAATGAAAACTGGACTTGCCACAATATGCCACGGTGGAGGGGGTGGACACACGCTGACACTGGAGCTTGTATAA